A section of the Roseivirga sp. BDSF3-8 genome encodes:
- a CDS encoding DUF3078 domain-containing protein: MKKLFTAIMLMVLPIAVWAQDDSTEEVDTTWITGGDVALNFSNVSLSNWAGGGQSSISLGGIFNTFAKMEDDRNLWQTDLQLAYGLIKQGDNELRKSDDAILLISQYGYKLTKHWHLSTKFDFRTQFAPGYNFPEDVDGLEQKQLISEFMAPGYLLFSPGITYTKKKFSATLSPATAKWTFVLNDSLATAGAYGVDPEKNVRTQIGMNFAAAYEKEIAKNVTFSTLLNLFNDYETFGLIDVNWETLFIMKVNEWLSTSFTTQLIYDDDIDVIRNEDPNDVGPAVQWKNVLNVGVIVKF; encoded by the coding sequence ATGAAAAAGCTTTTTACAGCTATTATGCTGATGGTTCTTCCGATTGCCGTATGGGCGCAGGATGACTCAACGGAAGAGGTAGATACAACCTGGATCACAGGTGGCGATGTGGCTCTTAATTTTTCGAATGTTAGCCTGTCAAACTGGGCAGGCGGTGGCCAAAGCTCTATTTCCCTGGGGGGGATTTTTAATACGTTCGCCAAGATGGAGGATGATCGTAACCTGTGGCAAACAGACCTGCAACTGGCCTATGGGCTTATCAAGCAGGGAGATAACGAACTAAGGAAGTCGGATGATGCCATTCTCCTGATTTCTCAATATGGCTATAAGCTTACCAAGCACTGGCATCTGTCTACTAAATTTGATTTTCGTACTCAGTTTGCACCCGGCTATAACTTTCCCGAAGATGTGGACGGCCTGGAGCAAAAACAACTGATCTCTGAATTTATGGCCCCCGGCTATCTCCTTTTCAGCCCAGGTATTACCTACACCAAAAAGAAATTCAGCGCCACATTGTCTCCTGCTACTGCTAAGTGGACTTTTGTGCTTAACGATTCCCTGGCTACTGCCGGTGCCTATGGAGTAGACCCGGAAAAAAATGTCCGCACTCAGATAGGTATGAACTTTGCCGCTGCTTACGAGAAAGAGATCGCTAAAAATGTAACCTTCAGCACCTTACTGAACCTGTTTAATGACTACGAGACATTTGGCCTTATCGACGTGAACTGGGAGACCCTTTTTATTATGAAAGTGAATGAGTGGCTTAGTACCAGTTTCACCACCCAACTGATATATGATGATGACATAGATGTCATTCGCAATGAAGATCCTAATGATGTAGGCCCTGCCGTTCAGTGGAAGAATGTCCTTAATGTAGGGGTTATCGTAAAGTTCTAA
- a CDS encoding S8 family serine peptidase, translating to MKKTLLHLLLLFLSISAAAQQKYWVFFDSKPADVKQVVSQATLDNRAAMGLSLKQYTDLPVDTAYIRILSNSLKHRKPHVVSRWLNAVTVPVYPHELDLVAALPFVTGYRAVATPLYSAGDATKREPATYAMGQIGAGYLQGNKLDGSGVSIGVIDAGFFKADRKKELEHLFAQNRVLAERDFIKPDRGDFYRPMLTGSDTHGTRVLENIAGLDRDGNLIGVAFGASFYLARTDHGSHENRMEEDYWVAALEWMDSLGVRLINSSLGYSDGFDDPSENHKPVEMDGKTVPVTRAAQIATTEKGMLIIASAGNEGDRDWKVLSAPADAPGVIAVGACGLAGERLSFSSMGQEGNGIKPEVCCYSNTGTSFSTPVITGLAACLMQYNDTLTGPEVKTIIEKSSTLYPYGNNYVGYGIPQAADAIKLAGGETLQPAALLIEIDSDQYAISPDWMGEEAVVIFNKKNAIMVEDQNVVRTAGKPLTLFRKEGVEYTTVVAGRKVLEIKW from the coding sequence ATGAAAAAGACTTTGCTGCATTTACTTCTGCTTTTCCTTAGTATTTCTGCCGCCGCACAACAGAAGTACTGGGTGTTTTTTGACTCGAAGCCAGCAGATGTCAAACAGGTAGTAAGCCAGGCTACACTTGATAATCGTGCTGCTATGGGATTATCCCTGAAGCAGTACACAGATTTGCCTGTAGATACAGCCTACATTCGTATTCTTTCCAATTCGTTAAAACACCGTAAGCCTCATGTGGTTTCGCGGTGGCTCAATGCAGTCACAGTGCCTGTGTATCCTCACGAACTTGATCTCGTTGCCGCTCTGCCTTTTGTTACCGGATATCGTGCGGTTGCCACTCCTCTCTACTCTGCCGGGGATGCAACAAAAAGGGAGCCTGCCACCTATGCTATGGGGCAAATTGGTGCAGGATATCTCCAGGGGAATAAGCTGGATGGCAGCGGTGTGTCTATTGGCGTTATTGATGCAGGCTTTTTCAAAGCTGACAGGAAAAAGGAGCTTGAGCATCTGTTTGCCCAAAACCGGGTATTAGCCGAAAGGGACTTTATCAAACCTGACAGGGGGGACTTTTACCGCCCCATGCTCACTGGTTCAGATACTCATGGTACACGGGTGCTTGAAAATATTGCCGGCCTGGATCGCGATGGTAACCTCATAGGGGTGGCGTTTGGTGCGAGTTTTTACCTGGCACGCACGGACCACGGCTCTCATGAAAACAGGATGGAGGAAGACTACTGGGTGGCCGCGCTAGAATGGATGGATAGCCTGGGGGTACGTTTGATCAATAGCTCCTTAGGATACTCCGATGGGTTTGACGATCCGTCAGAAAACCATAAGCCGGTGGAAATGGATGGAAAAACGGTCCCGGTAACCCGCGCGGCCCAAATAGCCACCACTGAGAAGGGTATGCTGATCATAGCCTCGGCAGGTAATGAAGGTGACCGTGACTGGAAGGTGCTCTCAGCTCCAGCAGATGCCCCGGGTGTAATAGCGGTGGGGGCTTGCGGTCTGGCTGGTGAGCGGCTTTCTTTCAGCAGTATGGGACAGGAGGGTAACGGCATAAAGCCAGAGGTTTGCTGCTACTCAAATACCGGCACTTCATTCAGTACGCCTGTTATTACGGGGCTTGCGGCCTGCCTCATGCAGTACAACGATACCCTTACCGGACCTGAAGTAAAGACCATAATTGAGAAAAGCAGCACGCTGTATCCCTATGGAAATAACTATGTAGGCTATGGGATACCCCAGGCAGCTGACGCCATTAAACTGGCCGGAGGGGAAACACTGCAGCCTGCCGCCTTGCTGATAGAAATTGACAGTGATCAATACGCCATCAGTCCTGATTGGATGGGTGAGGAAGCAGTGGTAATATTTAACAAGAAGAACGCCATAATGGTAGAGGACCAGAATGTGGTACGCACTGCCGGCAAACCCCTCACCCTGTTCAGAAAAGAGGGTGTCGAGTATACTACCGTAGTAGCAGGCCGGAAAGTACTTGAGATCAAATGGTAG
- a CDS encoding O-methyltransferase, with the protein MEFLDEELNQYAEAHTYQEDELLEDLNRETNEKILKPRMLSGHMQGRVLSTFSHMIRPHRVLEVGTYTGYSALCLAEGLQEDGRLYTIDVNEELEEMVRRYLARAGVNDKVDYRIGNALDIIPAIDEEWDLVFIDADKVNYANYFDLTVDNVRPGGFIIADNVLWSGKVLEKNRKKLDEDTEAIMAFNDKVHRDVRVENVLFPVRDGLMVMRKR; encoded by the coding sequence ATGGAATTTTTAGACGAAGAACTCAACCAATACGCAGAAGCACACACCTACCAGGAAGATGAACTTCTGGAAGACCTGAACCGGGAAACCAATGAAAAAATCCTCAAGCCTCGCATGCTCAGCGGGCATATGCAGGGTAGGGTGCTTAGTACATTTTCACATATGATACGCCCGCACCGTGTGCTGGAGGTAGGTACTTATACCGGTTATTCAGCTCTGTGCCTGGCTGAAGGGCTGCAGGAAGACGGGAGGTTATATACGATAGACGTTAACGAGGAACTGGAGGAGATGGTACGCAGGTACCTGGCCAGAGCGGGTGTAAACGACAAGGTGGATTACCGCATCGGTAACGCACTGGACATAATTCCCGCTATTGATGAGGAGTGGGACCTGGTTTTTATTGATGCCGATAAGGTCAATTATGCCAACTATTTTGACCTAACAGTGGACAATGTACGTCCCGGAGGGTTCATCATAGCCGATAATGTGCTTTGGAGTGGCAAGGTTCTTGAAAAGAATCGTAAAAAGCTGGATGAGGACACAGAAGCCATTATGGCCTTTAATGATAAGGTCCACAGAGATGTGAGGGTTGAAAATGTCCTGTTTCCGGTGCGTGATGGACTTATGGTGATGCGAAAACGATGA
- a CDS encoding aminopeptidase P family protein translates to MRYKPLDKEVFINNRSRLRKLLPKNAVAVLNANDIMPTNADGNMRFRTNNDQYYLSGVDQEESILVIAPDFPNESLREILFLKETNDEIAIWEGAKLTREQATKRSGVQTVKWLSEFEKVFRTIMMEADTVFLNTNEHIRAVPDVETRDSRFIKECRQQYPLHNYRRIAPLMHDLRAVKSPGELDMMQTACDITEKGFRRVLNFTKPGVKEYEVEAEYLHEFVRRGSRGFAYDPIIAGGFNACVLHYTDNSMELQDGDLMLMDVGAEYGNYNADMSRTIPVNGRFTERQRKVYDAVLRVMKEAMQLLTPGNTIPEYHREVGKLMERELLGLKLLDTTDIRTQNPEWPAYKKFFMHGTSHHIGLDVHDVGNIYKEIKPGMVFTVEPGIYIREENIGIRLENDIVIRENGFTDLMENIPLEAEEIEEIMNSRS, encoded by the coding sequence ATGAGATATAAGCCTCTGGATAAAGAAGTTTTTATTAATAACCGTTCAAGGCTGCGCAAGTTATTGCCCAAAAATGCCGTTGCGGTATTAAACGCCAATGACATCATGCCTACCAATGCGGATGGCAATATGCGTTTTCGTACGAATAACGACCAATATTACCTTTCAGGGGTAGATCAGGAAGAGTCTATTCTGGTGATTGCTCCTGACTTTCCTAATGAAAGCCTCCGCGAAATTCTTTTCCTGAAAGAAACGAATGACGAGATCGCTATCTGGGAAGGTGCTAAGCTTACCAGGGAACAGGCAACCAAAAGAAGCGGTGTCCAGACAGTAAAGTGGCTGTCTGAGTTTGAAAAGGTTTTTCGCACCATCATGATGGAAGCGGACACCGTATTTTTGAATACGAATGAGCATATCAGAGCCGTTCCCGACGTAGAAACACGCGACTCCCGCTTCATCAAAGAGTGCAGGCAACAATACCCCCTGCATAACTATCGCCGCATAGCCCCTCTCATGCACGATCTGAGGGCAGTGAAGTCACCAGGCGAACTGGATATGATGCAGACAGCCTGTGATATTACTGAAAAAGGCTTTCGCAGAGTCCTCAACTTTACCAAACCAGGCGTAAAAGAGTATGAAGTAGAGGCTGAGTACCTTCACGAGTTTGTCCGCCGTGGCTCCAGGGGATTTGCGTATGACCCGATTATAGCCGGTGGATTTAACGCCTGTGTACTCCACTATACGGATAACAGTATGGAACTACAGGATGGCGACCTCATGCTGATGGATGTAGGAGCTGAGTACGGTAACTATAATGCCGACATGTCCCGGACTATCCCTGTAAACGGCCGGTTTACTGAGAGACAGCGCAAAGTTTACGATGCCGTACTGAGGGTAATGAAAGAAGCAATGCAATTGCTGACGCCAGGGAATACTATTCCTGAGTATCACAGAGAAGTGGGTAAGCTCATGGAACGCGAATTACTGGGTCTCAAATTATTAGACACTACAGATATCCGCACCCAAAACCCTGAGTGGCCTGCCTATAAAAAGTTCTTCATGCATGGCACATCACACCATATCGGACTGGATGTACATGATGTAGGCAATATATACAAAGAGATCAAGCCTGGCATGGTATTCACCGTAGAACCGGGTATTTACATCCGTGAAGAAAATATCGGTATTCGACTGGAGAATGATATAGTGATACGTGAAAACGGCTTTACAGACCTCATGGAGAATATTCCTCTCGAAGCTGAAGAGATCGAGGAGATCATGAACAGCCGTTCATAA
- a CDS encoding M16 family metallopeptidase, with protein sequence MEDYEIYTLPNGLRIVHKQVSNTRIVHCGFIMDIGSRDEKPEQQGIAHFWEHMAFKGTKRRKAFHIINRLESVGGELNAYTSKEKICFYASVLDNYFGNAVELLSDITFDSIFPEKQIEKERGVILEEMAMYHDAPEDAIQDDFDISIFGSHPLGHNILGTADTVRSFHREDFRRFIHENMNTGRVIFSSVGPLPMKKVIRQVEKYVKDVPTMNAAPDRVLFKGYQPNNKTVHRELTQAQCAIGSTAFAADDDQRLPFFMLLNILGGPGMNSRLNLALREKYGFVYSVDATYTPYTDTGMFGVFFGTEPRQVNKSMKLVLKEMKKLREVPLGTLQLHRAKEQLIGQLAMAEENNMNFMLMMGKSLLDLDRIDSLEDVFMSIRNVSSAHLQDLANEIFNERTLSYLTYLPK encoded by the coding sequence ATGGAAGATTACGAAATATATACCCTACCAAACGGCCTTAGAATTGTTCATAAGCAGGTAAGTAATACCCGCATAGTACACTGTGGCTTCATTATGGATATTGGCAGCCGGGATGAAAAACCCGAACAGCAGGGTATCGCTCACTTTTGGGAACATATGGCTTTTAAAGGTACCAAGCGTAGAAAGGCCTTCCATATCATTAACCGGCTGGAGAGCGTAGGCGGAGAGCTTAATGCCTATACCAGCAAGGAGAAAATTTGCTTTTACGCCTCGGTGCTGGATAATTACTTCGGCAATGCCGTAGAGCTGCTGAGTGATATTACGTTTGATAGTATTTTTCCTGAAAAGCAGATAGAAAAAGAGCGGGGCGTGATTCTGGAGGAGATGGCGATGTATCATGATGCTCCGGAAGATGCTATACAGGATGACTTTGATATTTCTATTTTTGGCAGTCATCCCCTTGGGCATAATATTCTTGGTACCGCAGACACCGTGAGGTCTTTTCACCGGGAAGACTTCCGTAGGTTTATCCATGAAAACATGAATACCGGCAGGGTTATTTTTTCCAGTGTAGGCCCGCTACCAATGAAAAAGGTCATCAGGCAGGTAGAAAAATACGTTAAGGACGTGCCTACTATGAACGCGGCGCCGGACCGGGTTCTTTTCAAGGGGTATCAGCCAAATAATAAAACAGTACATAGAGAGCTTACCCAGGCACAGTGCGCGATAGGAAGTACCGCTTTTGCCGCCGATGACGATCAGCGCCTTCCCTTTTTTATGTTGCTGAATATCCTGGGAGGGCCGGGAATGAACAGCAGGCTCAATCTTGCACTCAGGGAAAAGTATGGGTTCGTCTACTCGGTGGACGCTACGTACACCCCCTACACTGATACCGGTATGTTTGGTGTGTTTTTTGGCACCGAGCCTCGCCAGGTCAACAAAAGTATGAAGCTGGTACTTAAGGAGATGAAAAAACTCAGGGAAGTCCCCCTTGGGACACTGCAGCTTCACCGGGCTAAGGAGCAGCTAATAGGGCAGTTGGCCATGGCTGAGGAAAACAATATGAACTTTATGCTTATGATGGGTAAAAGCCTGCTGGATCTCGATCGTATTGATAGCCTGGAGGATGTATTTATGTCCATTAGAAATGTGAGCTCAGCCCACCTGCAGGACCTGGCCAATGAAATTTTTAATGAGCGTACCCTTAGCTATCTTACTTATTTGCCCAAGTGA
- a CDS encoding LysM peptidoglycan-binding domain-containing protein — protein sequence MDLRINDAARRTIQSDVDAIHRNRRYLDMKLERVNMYFPIIERIFREEGLPEDFKFLVIQESSLVSDAISSSDAVGFWQFKKPSAEEVGLRISGPVDERKNIVSATRGAARYLKRNNNYFDNWVYALLSYHQGAGGAMKLANEKYYGSDKYTITKKDHWYILKFLAHKIAYQDELYKSKPPYQLVEYTRGAGKSLKDIGRETGVDDNLVEEYNKWLSRGKVPDDKVYAVILPMRDKPSRVIADVSRPARPKVDMKSRFSDSRFGKDDPGAFPKLEGYDRTSASSTSVRLEANGRDAAVAGSGATIESLSLLGGISENRFLRYNDMSATTPIEPGQVYYFKRKKGKAPVYQHVVLPGETWWSISQKYGIREKSLLRKNREREPVPLKTGRVLWMRFTRPSDEPVQYRNVKNVEVENAGEETRPIDRPVVNKISENTGLQEHTISKNTPPSQEEDTYEEVTESVDADVAQQPAGADIEAQTGHEESGNPQDESEENTENSALEQVGEASKNGQESDVRWVEVESTNLPKNTNSAQKHTVQAGETLYGISRSYNVTVDDLKKWNNLGDNGLKPGQELIVKKPDVKQPSDKVKSIIHVVQAGETLYGIARKYNITLQQLMEANDMKEFDLTVGKELNIPR from the coding sequence ATGGATCTCAGGATCAATGATGCGGCACGGCGTACTATCCAATCTGATGTGGATGCCATTCACCGTAACCGGCGGTATCTTGATATGAAGCTGGAACGGGTCAATATGTATTTTCCTATCATAGAACGCATCTTTCGTGAAGAGGGCCTTCCGGAGGATTTTAAGTTTCTTGTCATTCAGGAAAGTTCTCTTGTGTCAGATGCGATCTCCAGTAGTGATGCTGTTGGTTTCTGGCAGTTTAAGAAACCCTCTGCAGAAGAAGTAGGCCTCCGGATCAGTGGACCGGTAGATGAGAGAAAGAATATCGTTTCCGCTACCCGTGGTGCCGCCCGGTACCTGAAGCGAAATAACAATTACTTTGACAACTGGGTGTATGCGCTGCTCTCTTACCATCAGGGAGCGGGTGGCGCTATGAAGCTGGCCAATGAAAAATACTATGGCTCAGATAAGTATACTATTACTAAAAAGGATCACTGGTATATTCTGAAGTTTCTTGCCCACAAGATAGCCTACCAGGATGAATTGTATAAATCAAAACCCCCATATCAATTAGTGGAATATACGCGTGGAGCGGGGAAGTCGCTAAAAGATATTGGCAGGGAAACCGGTGTGGATGATAACCTGGTGGAGGAGTATAACAAGTGGCTTAGCCGGGGTAAAGTGCCTGATGATAAAGTCTATGCAGTGATCCTTCCTATGCGTGATAAGCCTTCCCGTGTGATTGCCGATGTCAGCCGTCCGGCCAGGCCTAAGGTGGATATGAAGAGCCGGTTTAGTGACTCCCGCTTTGGTAAAGATGATCCCGGGGCATTCCCTAAGCTAGAGGGCTATGACCGCACATCTGCATCATCCACTTCAGTGAGATTAGAAGCCAACGGCCGTGATGCTGCCGTTGCTGGCTCCGGCGCTACAATAGAGAGCCTGAGTCTGCTGGGAGGCATTTCGGAGAATAGATTTCTCAGGTATAATGACATGTCTGCCACCACGCCTATAGAGCCGGGGCAGGTGTATTATTTTAAAAGAAAAAAAGGGAAAGCCCCTGTCTATCAGCATGTGGTATTGCCAGGAGAAACCTGGTGGAGCATATCACAGAAATACGGAATCCGCGAGAAGTCTCTGCTGAGAAAAAACCGGGAACGAGAGCCGGTGCCTTTAAAGACGGGAAGAGTCCTTTGGATGCGGTTTACCCGTCCATCTGATGAGCCTGTTCAGTACCGAAATGTCAAAAATGTAGAGGTGGAAAATGCAGGGGAGGAAACACGCCCGATCGACAGGCCGGTGGTAAATAAAATCTCAGAAAATACCGGATTACAGGAACACACCATTTCTAAAAACACACCCCCCTCTCAGGAAGAGGATACATACGAAGAGGTTACGGAAAGTGTGGATGCCGATGTGGCGCAGCAGCCTGCCGGAGCTGATATTGAGGCACAAACTGGCCATGAAGAGAGCGGAAACCCTCAGGATGAATCTGAGGAGAATACGGAAAATTCTGCGTTGGAACAAGTAGGTGAGGCGAGTAAAAATGGCCAGGAAAGCGATGTTAGGTGGGTGGAAGTTGAGTCAACCAACTTGCCTAAAAATACCAATTCAGCACAAAAGCATACAGTGCAGGCCGGCGAAACGCTCTATGGTATATCCCGAAGCTATAATGTGACGGTAGATGACCTTAAAAAGTGGAATAATCTCGGTGACAACGGCCTGAAGCCCGGCCAGGAGCTTATAGTAAAAAAACCTGACGTAAAACAGCCATCTGATAAAGTGAAGTCCATAATTCATGTTGTTCAAGCTGGTGAAACGCTCTATGGAATTGCCAGGAAATACAACATAACCCTCCAACAACTGATGGAGGCGAATGACATGAAAGAGTTTGATCTAACGGTGGGTAAGGAATTAAATATACCACGATAG
- a CDS encoding lysostaphin resistance A-like protein, with amino-acid sequence MNNQSSRVFPKPFESAFLFLLAIGLNFLFALIAGRFLIDLIPLEAYTWANHLFAYGLTVATGLFFYRKKGNSIRNVFKKNDFCWCMTGSIIILSLLAVILLWPCLVWLIPPGAMEMFVLFYTSRSIFLLPALLITGPILEEILFRGLILKGSLNAFSPFKAIAFSSLLFAFSHTTPPQLLSGLIVGGAIGWICYKTGSLIPGILAHVAFNFGNYILRFIYDDAYIEGMLRGTEGFISGVSWYIPWMVALLLTGGIGYYLYRQVMAHTYPLMDQ; translated from the coding sequence ATGAACAATCAATCGTCACGGGTATTTCCCAAACCCTTTGAGTCTGCGTTTCTTTTTTTGCTGGCTATTGGCTTAAATTTTTTATTTGCCTTAATAGCAGGCAGGTTTCTGATAGACCTTATTCCGTTAGAAGCTTATACCTGGGCAAACCACCTGTTTGCTTATGGGCTCACAGTAGCTACAGGGCTTTTCTTTTATAGAAAAAAGGGAAACTCAATCAGAAACGTTTTCAAAAAAAACGACTTCTGCTGGTGTATGACCGGCTCCATTATAATCCTTTCATTACTGGCAGTCATTCTGCTTTGGCCCTGCCTGGTTTGGCTCATTCCCCCGGGAGCCATGGAAATGTTTGTACTGTTTTATACCAGTCGCAGTATTTTTCTCCTTCCCGCCCTTCTCATTACCGGACCCATTCTGGAAGAGATCTTGTTCCGCGGACTTATTCTGAAAGGCTCTCTAAACGCATTCTCCCCCTTTAAAGCCATTGCTTTCTCAAGCCTGCTGTTTGCCTTTAGCCACACCACACCACCGCAATTGCTGAGCGGCCTTATCGTAGGGGGAGCCATTGGCTGGATCTGCTACAAGACGGGCAGCCTCATACCAGGTATTCTCGCCCACGTAGCGTTTAACTTCGGCAACTATATTCTCCGGTTCATTTACGATGATGCCTATATAGAAGGCATGCTGCGGGGAACAGAAGGTTTTATATCAGGCGTTTCCTGGTATATTCCCTGGATGGTGGCCCTGCTGCTAACCGGAGGTATAGGCTATTACCTGTATCGCCAGGTAATGGCCCACACCTATCCGCTGATGGATCAATAG
- a CDS encoding glycosyltransferase family 4 protein produces the protein MKIGFDAKRVFKNFTGLGNYSRFVVRALAQTFPENDYLLYTPKVVSHPDVNTIRQLDNVHVRTPNSMVAKLKMSSVWRSYMMGSLADKQGADIFHGLSNELPFRTGSRMKQVVTIHDVLFMRYPNLYNPVDQEIYKRKTKHACKVADRIIAVSQQTADDIITYFGEKWRSKIDVVYQGCHQQFKHEYDPYILQQVKDHYRLPADFLLTVGTMEPRKNAMLILRALEMSKHNLDVPLVIAGKSTAYKKELETFININKLNKQVIFLENVPFSDLPKIYQLARIFIYPSLFEGFGIPIVEALNSKVPVISSKGGCFAEAGGPDSMYVDPESPEELGQAILKILNNPQEANRMIDHGLHYAANFEEERIAADLMRVYRKLSPEVAATTI, from the coding sequence ATGAAAATAGGTTTCGACGCCAAACGGGTATTCAAAAACTTTACCGGGCTGGGTAATTACAGCCGCTTCGTAGTTAGGGCTCTCGCACAGACTTTCCCTGAGAATGACTACCTGCTATACACCCCAAAGGTGGTATCACACCCCGACGTAAATACGATAAGGCAACTGGATAATGTGCATGTACGCACGCCAAACAGCATGGTGGCAAAGCTCAAAATGAGCAGTGTATGGCGTTCATACATGATGGGCTCGCTGGCAGACAAACAGGGAGCCGATATATTTCATGGCCTGAGTAATGAGCTACCTTTCAGGACAGGTTCACGCATGAAGCAGGTAGTAACGATACACGATGTGCTATTCATGCGCTACCCTAATCTCTATAATCCGGTTGACCAGGAGATCTACAAGCGGAAAACAAAGCATGCCTGCAAGGTGGCGGACAGGATCATAGCGGTGAGCCAACAGACGGCAGATGACATAATTACCTACTTTGGTGAAAAATGGCGCAGTAAAATAGACGTGGTGTACCAGGGATGCCACCAGCAGTTTAAGCACGAATATGATCCCTACATCCTGCAACAGGTGAAAGACCATTACCGGCTTCCTGCTGACTTTTTACTAACCGTAGGCACTATGGAGCCGCGCAAAAATGCCATGCTGATCCTGAGGGCCCTTGAGATGTCCAAGCATAACCTTGACGTTCCCCTGGTGATTGCAGGCAAATCCACCGCCTATAAAAAGGAACTTGAGACCTTTATTAATATCAATAAGCTGAACAAACAGGTGATTTTCCTGGAAAACGTGCCTTTTTCAGACTTACCTAAGATCTATCAACTGGCCAGGATTTTCATTTACCCGAGCCTGTTTGAAGGATTTGGCATTCCTATAGTAGAAGCACTGAATAGTAAGGTGCCCGTAATATCCAGTAAAGGCGGCTGCTTCGCCGAGGCCGGAGGCCCGGACAGCATGTATGTAGACCCGGAGTCTCCCGAGGAGCTGGGGCAAGCTATATTAAAAATACTGAACAACCCCCAGGAGGCTAACCGGATGATAGACCATGGCCTGCACTATGCGGCAAACTTTGAGGAAGAAAGAATCGCTGCTGACCTGATGAGGGTATACCGGAAGCTAAGCCCGGAAGTAGCCGCTACTACCATTTGA
- a CDS encoding response regulator: protein MITDTKSIDLVMLVDDNDTDNFISKRIIEITKFAKEVEIKNSGKSALEYLEANKENPERLPDIIFLDINMPIVDGFVFLYEFEKFNESVKNKCKVIILSSSDNKRDIDKIVNNDHVIKFITKPLTENALNDIKATIA from the coding sequence ATGATAACCGATACCAAAAGCATAGATCTTGTGATGCTTGTCGATGATAACGACACTGATAATTTTATAAGCAAGCGCATCATTGAGATAACTAAATTTGCCAAAGAGGTAGAAATAAAGAACTCAGGTAAAAGTGCTCTTGAGTACCTTGAGGCCAATAAAGAAAACCCGGAGCGGTTACCCGATATCATTTTCCTCGATATCAATATGCCTATAGTGGATGGATTCGTATTTCTGTATGAGTTTGAGAAATTTAATGAGTCCGTGAAAAATAAGTGTAAGGTAATTATCCTTTCCAGTTCAGATAACAAGCGCGATATAGACAAGATCGTGAATAATGATCATGTCATTAAGTTTATCACCAAGCCGCTTACTGAGAACGCTCTCAATGACATAAAGGCTACCATCGCCTAA
- a CDS encoding NUDIX hydrolase, with translation MKDIGVWVANVQILRLTGDQEDFYKLTRHRHEEVWVVLSDSPVKGSVRDPFSIAVRSAMIREVFPEATVLSLKESPKAEDWSTRLESLLTERDAAGDFTLYGTTDTLTGRYTGSWKTEELNPELDSDNAEAAEGFSPELIQGEAFRKGIIYAYQQLYPQVYATVDIAVHRNEGSEWLIASKAYTQEWRLPGGFSDPEDAHFEEAAARELKEETGVECGALSYQMSMRVDDWRYRNERDKIITLLYTTPYVSGEASANDDIENLRWVSGEKLKELLQEDMIAAEHIPLFRHILEKFA, from the coding sequence ATGAAAGATATAGGCGTATGGGTTGCTAACGTGCAGATACTTAGGCTTACGGGTGACCAGGAGGATTTTTATAAGCTTACCAGGCACCGTCACGAAGAGGTGTGGGTTGTATTATCTGACTCACCCGTGAAAGGAAGTGTGAGAGATCCCTTCTCTATAGCCGTTCGTTCGGCTATGATCCGTGAGGTGTTTCCTGAAGCCACGGTACTCAGTTTAAAAGAATCCCCAAAAGCAGAAGACTGGAGCACAAGGCTGGAGAGTTTACTTACTGAACGTGATGCAGCGGGTGACTTCACCTTATACGGTACGACGGACACCCTTACAGGACGATACACAGGAAGCTGGAAAACGGAGGAGTTGAATCCTGAGCTGGACTCTGATAATGCCGAAGCCGCAGAAGGCTTTTCACCTGAGTTGATTCAGGGAGAGGCCTTCCGTAAAGGTATTATATATGCCTACCAGCAATTATACCCTCAGGTTTATGCTACAGTGGATATTGCCGTACATCGTAATGAGGGTAGTGAATGGCTCATTGCAAGCAAGGCTTACACCCAGGAGTGGAGGCTGCCCGGCGGCTTTTCAGATCCGGAGGATGCGCACTTTGAAGAAGCTGCTGCCAGAGAGTTAAAAGAAGAAACTGGTGTGGAGTGTGGCGCTCTCAGCTACCAGATGTCTATGCGGGTAGATGACTGGCGTTACCGAAATGAACGTGATAAAATCATTACTCTACTATATACTACACCATACGTTAGTGGAGAGGCTTCGGCCAATGATGACATCGAGAACCTCAGATGGGTGTCAGGGGAAAAACTGAAGGAGTTACTTCAGGAAGACATGATTGCTGCTGAACACATCCCTTTATTCAGGCATATTCTCGAAAAGTTTGCGTAG